The Chionomys nivalis chromosome 20, mChiNiv1.1, whole genome shotgun sequence genome includes a region encoding these proteins:
- the LOC130863180 gene encoding lysozyme C-1-like has product MRALLNVGLLLLFVTVQAKVYELCEFARIMNKNGMEGYRGFSLENWVCMAQYVSKFNSKYETHNYRKKISSYGIFQINSQYWCDDGKTPKTSNGCGIPCSVLLQDDITESIKCAKIIVQAPQAIKAWYRWRTHCENRDLTKYLQKCTL; this is encoded by the exons ATGAGAGCTCTACTTAATGTGGGGTTGCTCTTGCTTTTTGTCACTGTCCAGGCTAAGGTCtatgaactctgtgagtttgccAGAATTATGAACAAAAATGGAATGGAGGGCTACAGGGGATTCAGCCTGGAAAACT gggTGTGTATGGCCCAGTATGTGAGTAAGTTTAATTCAAAGTATGAAACCCACAACTATCGAAAAAAAATCAGCAGCTATGGGATATTTCAAATCAATAGCCAATATTGGTGTGATGATGGCAAAACTCCAAAAACATCGAATGGCTGTGGGATACCCTGCAGCG TTTTGCTCCAGGATGACATCACTGAATCCATAAAATGTGCAAAGATTATTGTGCAAGCACCACAAGCCATTAAAGCATG GTATCGATGGAGAACTCACTGTGAAAACCGAGATCTCACCAAGTATCTTCAGAAATGCACACTGTAA